The following is a genomic window from Polaribacter atrinae.
TAATTCTGTGTGTAAACAATGCAATTTGACCTTCTGAAGAACCAGTATCGTTTTTTCCTTTACCGTGTTTTTCGAAGATGCTTTCTTTTACTTCTTTAGTTAAATACATTCCAATATTATTTAAATGATTATTATGTATATCAATGATATTTTCATTGAAGCTGCAAAGATATGATTATTTTTTTAATTGGAGATAGGAAAATATACACATTATTTAGCTCTTTGTAAGATACATCGTAATCTGTTTAAGGGTTTAAAATCAGTAGATTAATTGTTTTTAAACCCTTTGTAAGGATATTTTAAATTATGCTCTAACAGGTATGTTTTGTATTAAATCAATATACAAATTAATCTGTTTTTTTAAATTTTTACGTTCGTAAATTGCATCTAAGAAACCATGTTCTAAAACAAATTCAGATTTTTGAAAACCTTCTGGTAAGTCTTTACCTGTAGTGTCTTTTACAACTCTTGGTCCTGCAAATGCTATTAATGCATTTGGTTCTGCAATATTAATATCGCCTAGCATGGCATAAGATGCAGTGGTACCACCTGTTGTAGGATCTGTACATAAAGAAATATACGGAATGTTAACTTCTGCTAATTGTGCTAATTTTGCAGATGTTTTTACCAATTGCATTAAAGATAAAGAAGCTTCCATCATTCTTGCTCCTCCAGATTTAGAGATCATTAAAAAAGGAATCTTATTTTTAATAGAGTAATCGATAGCTCGTGCTATTTTTTCTCCAACTACAGATCCCATAGATCCACCTATAAAAGCAAAATCCATCGCTGCAATTACAATCTCTTTTCCTAAAGACAACCCAACAGCTGTTCTTACAGCATCGTTTAATTTAGTTTTTTCTTGTGCAGCCTTTAATCTATCTGGATATTTTTTTGTGTCTTCGAATTTTAAAGGATCTTTAGAGGTTAAAGTTGCATCTAACTCTTTAAACTTGTTTTCATCAAAAAATAATTCGAAATATTCTTTACTACCTATTCTTACGTGATATCCATCTTCTGGACTTACATATAAGTTTCTTTTTAATTCTTCTGTATCTATTATTTTTCCACTAGGTGTTTTGTACCATAACCCTTTTGGAGTGTCTTTTTTATCTTCTGTAGAAGTCTGTATTCCTTTATCCGTTCTTTTAAACCAAGCCATACTAGTTGTTTTGTTTTAGGTTATTTCTAAATTTATGTAAATAAAATTAGAACCGCAAATGTAAAAGTTTTTTCTTAAAAGTATCCTTTTTGATCTCTAAACTCATAAAAAAAGCACTTTGATTTTAATCAAAGTGCTTTTTAAAAGTATTTTAAAGATAACTCTTATAAAGTATCTACGTTGTTTAAGTCAGAAAATGCTTGTTTTAAACGTGTAATGAAAGTAGCTTCACCTTCACGTAACCATTTTCTTGGGTCGTAATATTTTTTGTTTGGAGATTCAGGTCCATCAGGGCTTCCAATTTGAGATTTTAAGTAATCTGCTTTTTCTCCCATGTAATCTCTAATTCCGCTCATAAAAGCATATTGCATATCAGTATCAATGTTCATTTTAATAACACCGTAACCAATAGCTTCTCTAATTTCTTCTAATGTAGAACCAGATCCTCCATGAAATACAAAATCGATATGATTTTCTTCAACACCATATTTCTTAGTAATAAATTCTTGAGAATTTTTTAAGATTTTTGGAGTTAACTTTACGTTTCCTGGTTTATAAACACCATGTACGTTTCCAAAAGCTGCAGCTATTGTAAATTTATCACTTACTTTAGAAAGTTCTTCATAAGCATAAGCAACTTCTTCTGGTTGTGTGTATAATTTAGACTCATCAACATCACTATTGTCAACACCATCTTCTTCACCACCTGTAATACCTAATTCAATTTCTAAAGTCATACCCATTTTACTCATACGAGCTAAATATGTTTTACAAATTTCAATGTTTTCTTCTAAAGGCTCTTCAGATAAATCAATCATGTGAGAGCTATAAAGAGGTTTACCAGTTTCTTCAAAATGTTTTTCTGAAGCATCTAATAATCCGTCTATCCAAGGTAATAATTTTTTAGCACAGTGGTCTGTATGTAAAATAACAGGAACTCCATAAGCAACTGCTAATTCATGTACATGTTTTGCTCCTGCGATACCACCTGCAATGGCAGCTTTTTCACCTTCGTTAGATAAACCTTTTCCTGCGTTAAATTGTGCACCACCGTTAGAAAACTGAATAATTACAGGAGCGTTTAAATCTCTTGCCGTTTCTAAAACACCGTTAATTGTGTTAGATCCAATAACATTTACTGCTGGTAAAGCAAATCCTTTTTCTTTTGCAAAATTAAAAATATCTTGAACTTCTGATCCAGTTGCAACACCTGGCTTTATATTATGACTCATGTTTGTTTATTTTAATCATTAATTACTCCTCAAAAGTACTAAAAATACGGCTGAATGTAAGCATAAAATAACGAAAACGTTATAGGTTTTATTCCTGATTTAGAAGGGGTAGTTAATACCTATATTGTATACAGCATTGGCAAAGTTGTAGTTTTTAAACCATTTATTGCCATTTAAATATGGCTCGTATGTTTTAAAGCCAACATCTAAACGTAAAATTAAAAAACTAAAATCTAACCTTGCTCCAAAACCAGAACCTACGGCAATATCTTCTAGTGATGATAAATTATTAAATTTTGATTCTTCGTCAACAAAATCAGAACCGGTTATGTCCCAAATGTTTCCAGCGTCAATAAATAATGCTCCTTTTAATTTGCTAACTACATCAAATCTGTATTCTGCACTGGTTAAAAATTTAAGGCTTCCTACATTAAATTCTAGCCCTGTGTTTCTGCTTCCTGGACCTAGTTCATAGGTTTGCCATGCTCTAATATCATTAGAGCCCCCTGCAAAATAACTTTTTGTAAAAGGTATGTCTGAATTATCGTAAGGAATTATTGCTCCTAAAAAAGTTCTAATTCCAAAAACAGAGTTACCGCCTAGATCCCAAAATTTCTTGTATTCTAAATCTGTTTTAAAATATTGTGCTAGAGGTATATCTGCAAGTGTTTTTTTGTTATTTACATTTGTTTTGTTAGATAATAAACCTAAAGCATTGCCAGAATTTGCAAGTCTTATTTTAAAGAATGAGAAATTATTATCACTAAAATTTGATTGGTTATTGTAGGTATATGTGTAAGCTAAAACAGGTATTAAAAAATCTGATGTTACTATATTATACCTATTTAAAATATTTAAAGCAGTATTGTATTCGTCTGAATTGGTGGCTTTAAAGCTATCATCATCAGATACTTTTTTCATGAAAGCGAATGCTTCAGGTACTTGAGTCGCGATATCTGTAGAAAGAGGGTAGTTGGGGTTTGTTGTAATGTTGTTTGCAATATCATAAGCCTCTGCTACTTCATCTAGGTTAGAAAACTCTGAGCTATAAATATCAAAATAACTACTAATGTTTAAGTTTTGTATGTACTGCGTATTCAAAACTTCTAATTGAATTGTTTTCTTAGCATTGTACTGCCATTTATAATCAGATAAGAATGTAAATGTTTGCCTATCTAAACCTATGTTTTTTTGAAAGCTAGATCCAACAGAGAATAGGGTTCTTGGAGACATTTCTTTAGGAACCAATTTATTTAAACCAAAAGGAGCAAGAAGTCTTGGTATTTCTAAAGAAGCATCTGCTCCAATTTCCCAACCAGGACCACTGTTTGAATTAAAATATGAGCCTAAAAAAGATAGTTTTAATAATTCTGCACCTCTAAAGGCATTTCTATTGGTGATAGAAAATTTAGCAGAAGAACCAATATTTCTAATATTAGAATGTGTTATTTCTGTTTCTAAACCTAAAGTATATTTTTCTATAGGAGCTAAAAGAATATCCATTCTAAGTTCATCATCTGTACCCGAAATTTGATTAAATTCTATTTTTGTAGATTTAAAATTTTTAAGAGACTTTAAATCATTTCTTGTTAAATTCCTTAAAGTATCTTTATAGATACTACCTGGTTTTAAAAATATTGACTGCGATAAGTATTTTGGATTGTATTTAATTTTTCGGTGAGCTAAAAAATTAATTCCATCATACTTTAAAGTGTCTAATGGTGTTTCTCCTTTTCTTGTAAAAGAATAATCTGTAGTAACATTTACTTCAGTCACCTTTTGTACTTTATAAGGTGAGTTTACGTAAATTCCGTTTGTTTCTTTTAATCTGTTTCCAGAAATTAAGAAATCTACATTGGTTTTATAATCCGTTCTTGTAGAGTCTAAATAAAAACCTAGAGCAGATTCTGTAAAATTATAAATACCATTGTTTCTAAATAGTTTTAAAACTCTACTTGCTTCATTTCTAAAAGTTTTATCGTTGTATTGATTTCCTGTTTTTAAGAGTGATGGTGTGCTAGAGCTTTTATAAATTGAATCTAAGACTAATGACTCTATTTTGAAATTAATAGTATCTAAAAGAGTTGGCTTCCCCTTACTTATTCTATACGATACGGTGGCTTTTTTGCTAATTGAATCTCTATTTATA
Proteins encoded in this region:
- the accD gene encoding acetyl-CoA carboxylase, carboxyltransferase subunit beta; the encoded protein is MAWFKRTDKGIQTSTEDKKDTPKGLWYKTPSGKIIDTEELKRNLYVSPEDGYHVRIGSKEYFELFFDENKFKELDATLTSKDPLKFEDTKKYPDRLKAAQEKTKLNDAVRTAVGLSLGKEIVIAAMDFAFIGGSMGSVVGEKIARAIDYSIKNKIPFLMISKSGGARMMEASLSLMQLVKTSAKLAQLAEVNIPYISLCTDPTTGGTTASYAMLGDINIAEPNALIAFAGPRVVKDTTGKDLPEGFQKSEFVLEHGFLDAIYERKNLKKQINLYIDLIQNIPVRA
- the fbaA gene encoding class II fructose-bisphosphate aldolase; translation: MSHNIKPGVATGSEVQDIFNFAKEKGFALPAVNVIGSNTINGVLETARDLNAPVIIQFSNGGAQFNAGKGLSNEGEKAAIAGGIAGAKHVHELAVAYGVPVILHTDHCAKKLLPWIDGLLDASEKHFEETGKPLYSSHMIDLSEEPLEENIEICKTYLARMSKMGMTLEIELGITGGEEDGVDNSDVDESKLYTQPEEVAYAYEELSKVSDKFTIAAAFGNVHGVYKPGNVKLTPKILKNSQEFITKKYGVEENHIDFVFHGGSGSTLEEIREAIGYGVIKMNIDTDMQYAFMSGIRDYMGEKADYLKSQIGSPDGPESPNKKYYDPRKWLREGEATFITRLKQAFSDLNNVDTL
- a CDS encoding BamA/TamA family outer membrane protein, producing the protein MKKLSLSFLFLLLLVSCNSTKHVAEGKNMLTQNYIYVDSVKNKSSDIQKYILQKPNPKFLNLPVGLYFHNIGNPNNPKTPSKWGEKNPRSYNFIKNVFSEKQSIAYAKTFIGLNKWFLNYQGPVIVSEGKVKNTEKNLLTYYKNQGYFKSIVTSDINRDSISKKATVSYRISKGKPTLLDTINFKIESLVLDSIYKSSSTPSLLKTGNQYNDKTFRNEASRVLKLFRNNGIYNFTESALGFYLDSTRTDYKTNVDFLISGNRLKETNGIYVNSPYKVQKVTEVNVTTDYSFTRKGETPLDTLKYDGINFLAHRKIKYNPKYLSQSIFLKPGSIYKDTLRNLTRNDLKSLKNFKSTKIEFNQISGTDDELRMDILLAPIEKYTLGLETEITHSNIRNIGSSAKFSITNRNAFRGAELLKLSFLGSYFNSNSGPGWEIGADASLEIPRLLAPFGLNKLVPKEMSPRTLFSVGSSFQKNIGLDRQTFTFLSDYKWQYNAKKTIQLEVLNTQYIQNLNISSYFDIYSSEFSNLDEVAEAYDIANNITTNPNYPLSTDIATQVPEAFAFMKKVSDDDSFKATNSDEYNTALNILNRYNIVTSDFLIPVLAYTYTYNNQSNFSDNNFSFFKIRLANSGNALGLLSNKTNVNNKKTLADIPLAQYFKTDLEYKKFWDLGGNSVFGIRTFLGAIIPYDNSDIPFTKSYFAGGSNDIRAWQTYELGPGSRNTGLEFNVGSLKFLTSAEYRFDVVSKLKGALFIDAGNIWDITGSDFVDEESKFNNLSSLEDIAVGSGFGARLDFSFLILRLDVGFKTYEPYLNGNKWFKNYNFANAVYNIGINYPF